Proteins found in one Triticum urartu cultivar G1812 chromosome 4, Tu2.1, whole genome shotgun sequence genomic segment:
- the LOC125551341 gene encoding uncharacterized protein LOC125551341 isoform X7, whose product MTPKWSECPSNSHRELSLHENENKDGNVYKRRKMDKDSNSLVADEEVKELTIQSCTTSEDHSSLLLPVINPSYPVFSNLMAGKIDPVLELEEPAGVSLEPNSGVNERCSVSSMPPSSVILDKKDASVWSSSNIRPTEPTTELTSARDLCIAILRKDGLITESQTKIVSEESTDRNANHLVTCNACGSLDVPLKMLICDSCEAAFHLPCCIPCIKVVPAGEWYCQPCLKKKPKSLYGQLLEGKVRSSGNMDQRPHGMSHIEYMFKDVESYVTGVRLGGDFQAEVPEWYGPISSSDGYFTAPSEFDPAELMKLNFCSKNNQNKSSSSTGNWVQCREVLSTGDPNKPVICGKWRR is encoded by the exons ATGACTCCAAAATGGAGTGAGTGCCCTTCAAATAGTCACAGAGAACTATCTTTGCATGAAAATG AAAATAAGGATGGCAATGTTTATAAAAGGAGAAAGATGGATAAAGATTCAAATTCACTTGTAGCAGATGAAGAAGTTAAAGAACTGACAATTCAAAGTTGCACTACCTCTGAAGATCACTCTTCACTACTGCTCCCTGTTATTAATCCCTCATATCCAGTATTTTCAAATTTGATGGCAGGTAAGATAGACCCTGTCCTAGAGCTTGAAGAGCCTGCTGGAGTTTCATTGGAGCCAAATTCTGGTGTGAACGAAAGATGTTCAGTGTCAAGTATGCCACCATCTTCCGTGATACTAGACAAAAAGGATGCTTCTGTATGGTCCTCATCAAATATACGCCCTACAGAACCGACAACAGAGCTCACATCAGCAAGGGATCTATGCATTGCTATACTGAGAAAAGATGGACTCATAACTGAGTCACAAACTAAAATCGTTTCAGAGGAATCCACTGATCGTAATGCCAACCACTTGGTGACATGCAATGCTTGTGGAAGCTTGGATGTTCCACTAAAGATGCTTATATGTGATTCTTGTGAAGCAGCATTCCATTTGCCTTGTTGCATCCCTTGTATTAAGGTGGTACCAGCTGGTGAATGGTATTGTCAGCCATGCTTGAAGAAGAAACCTAAGAGTCTTTATGGTCAACTATTAGAGGGCAAGGTCAGGTCTTCCGGGAATATGGACCAAAGGCCTCATGGCATGAGTCATATAGAGTACATGTTCAAAGATGTCGAATCATACGTTACTGGGGTTCGACTTGGTGGAGATTTCCAAGCTGAAGTGCCAGAATGGTATGGTCCCATTTCCA GTAGCGATGGTTATTTCACAGCGCCCTCTGAATTTGATCCTGCTGAACTCATGAAACTGAAT TTCTGTTCAAAGAATAATCAGAACAAATCTTCAAGTTCAACTGGTAATTGGGTACAATGCCGTGAGGTCTTGAGCACAGGAGATCCTAACAAGCCAGTAATCTGCGGCAAGTGGAGAAG
- the LOC125551341 gene encoding uncharacterized protein LOC125551341 isoform X5 produces the protein MTPKWSECPSNSHRELSLHENENKDGNVYKRRKMDKDSNSLVADEEVKELTIQSCTTSEDHSSLLLPVINPSYPVFSNLMAGKIDPVLELEEPAGVSLEPNSGVNERCSVSSMPPSSVILDKKDASVWSSSNIRPTEPTTELTSARDLCIAILRKDGLITESQTKIVSEESTDRNANHLVTCNACGSLDVPLKMLICDSCEAAFHLPCCIPCIKVVPAGEWYCQPCLKKKPKSLYGQLLEGKVRSSGNMDQRPHGMSHIEYMFKDVESYVTGVRLGGDFQAEVPEWYGPISSSDGYFTAPSEFDPAELMKLNFCSKNNQNKSSSSTGNWVQCREVLSTGDPNKPVICGKWRRAPLYVSQSDDWDCFCCLLWDPAHADCAVPQTG, from the exons ATGACTCCAAAATGGAGTGAGTGCCCTTCAAATAGTCACAGAGAACTATCTTTGCATGAAAATG AAAATAAGGATGGCAATGTTTATAAAAGGAGAAAGATGGATAAAGATTCAAATTCACTTGTAGCAGATGAAGAAGTTAAAGAACTGACAATTCAAAGTTGCACTACCTCTGAAGATCACTCTTCACTACTGCTCCCTGTTATTAATCCCTCATATCCAGTATTTTCAAATTTGATGGCAGGTAAGATAGACCCTGTCCTAGAGCTTGAAGAGCCTGCTGGAGTTTCATTGGAGCCAAATTCTGGTGTGAACGAAAGATGTTCAGTGTCAAGTATGCCACCATCTTCCGTGATACTAGACAAAAAGGATGCTTCTGTATGGTCCTCATCAAATATACGCCCTACAGAACCGACAACAGAGCTCACATCAGCAAGGGATCTATGCATTGCTATACTGAGAAAAGATGGACTCATAACTGAGTCACAAACTAAAATCGTTTCAGAGGAATCCACTGATCGTAATGCCAACCACTTGGTGACATGCAATGCTTGTGGAAGCTTGGATGTTCCACTAAAGATGCTTATATGTGATTCTTGTGAAGCAGCATTCCATTTGCCTTGTTGCATCCCTTGTATTAAGGTGGTACCAGCTGGTGAATGGTATTGTCAGCCATGCTTGAAGAAGAAACCTAAGAGTCTTTATGGTCAACTATTAGAGGGCAAGGTCAGGTCTTCCGGGAATATGGACCAAAGGCCTCATGGCATGAGTCATATAGAGTACATGTTCAAAGATGTCGAATCATACGTTACTGGGGTTCGACTTGGTGGAGATTTCCAAGCTGAAGTGCCAGAATGGTATGGTCCCATTTCCA GTAGCGATGGTTATTTCACAGCGCCCTCTGAATTTGATCCTGCTGAACTCATGAAACTGAAT TTCTGTTCAAAGAATAATCAGAACAAATCTTCAAGTTCAACTGGTAATTGGGTACAATGCCGTGAGGTCTTGAGCACAGGAGATCCTAACAAGCCAGTAATCTGCGGCAAGTGGAGAAG